The sequence TGGGAATGTGCTTGGTGTGTTAGGGGAGGAGCACGGAGGCCCACGAGGCCATGGCAGAGGTCGCGAGCGGATGGGGCGTCAGGTAATGTAGGCCATGAGGACGACTCTGGAATTTTAGAAAACCACCATTCTGCTGGGTGGAGAACAGGCTGTAGGGGGCAAGGGCAGACACAGGGGGATCAGTTAGGAGGTGACCACAGCCActgagaggtgatggtggtgtgGGCCAGGGTGGCACCCGTGGGTGGTGAGGAGAGCCAGATcctggatgtattttgaaggcagagcagACAGGATTTGCTGGTGGATTGGATGAAGGGTGGAAGAGAATGCGAGGAGGCAACGAGGGCTCCAAGGCTTTGGCCAGAGCACCTGGAAGGATGAGGTTGCCATTTACCGAAACGGGCTCACTGCAGGAGAAGCAGATTTTGGAGGAAGACCAGAAGCCTGGCTTTCCTGTTAACTTTGGGATGTCTAAGTGGCATCCAGGTGAAAATGCTGAGGGAAGAGGCAGCTGTGTATTCATGTTGGAGTTCCAGAAAGTGGTGGGTACAGAGATTTAATCTGGGTGTTGAGAAAGGACATTTAAAACCAGGGACTGCATGAGTTAACCTGGGTCCTCGACTCTAGAGTGAATGTATATGGAGAAGAGGTCTGAGGATTTTTAAGAGTGTGGTCCATTGTCCACACGGGCACTCAGACCACAGGGTTCGGGgaagactaaatgaaataatgtaaggTGCCTAGCAAGAGATTGCCATCCATCCACGGCAGCTCCTCTTACCCCACCTCTCCTGACCTAAAGCAGATCTGCAAATTTAGGTGGAAAGTGTTGCACAGATAAACCCTTCCAGATTCTAGTCCTGAAAATGCACCTGAGTACTCAGGTTCTTGGGTGTAGCCCAAGCCCCCTTCAAAGCACAATTCAGCCAGGCACTCCACCCCACTGCTTTTATATTGCATTTTATCCAGTctttctgcaaatatttactgacaatCTTCTGCGTACCCGGGAGCTTGCTAGAACAGAAAATGCACAGGCTATGGGGTAAACAAGCTGGGTTCCAATCCTGCCTCAGCCACCTGTGGGACCCTGGCCAAGGGAATTAACCTCTttaggactcagtttcctcatctgtgaaatggggacaataaGCACAGTTACCTCATCAGATTCAATCAGAGGATGTCTGCCAAGCATACCCGGCAactagtaaatgctcaataactaAGAGCGGTCAGGATTATAGCTATTAGAATCTGGGGGCAAATGCAAGGTGGAGGATTGGGGGCGGAAGCGGACAGCTGCTCACAGCCGGGCCGCCTCGCGCGCCCCCTCTGCAGGACATGGAGACCTACTTCTTGAACCTGAGCCAGGCGAACGCGCTGGGGGCACCGCGCTGGAAGCTCGAGTACCGGGTGACCAGGGCCTACGGCGTGCCCGACGCAGGCGCCCGCTCTATGCACGCGGCGCTGGGCCGCATCGCCAGCGACCAGGACGCGCTGCAGCGCTACTACGTCTACAACTCGGTCAGTTACGACACGCTGGCCTGCGACGAGGCCTGCCAAACTGAGCACGTGTGCGCGCTGCGCGAAGTGGCCTTCGACGGGTATGCCGCCTGCCTGCGCGCCCCCGGCGTCGCGCCCGCGCCCCGCCTCGCACTCCTGCTGTTGgcgctgctgggcctgcgcacgCTGCTTGTGCCGTGACCTTGGGCGCCGCCCGCTGATTGGCTTGGCTCGCCTTCCTCCTGGTAAAATGGGGAGAGCATCACCCCCGAGAGCTGGACTTTCCACCCTTTCCCCGGCCTCCGCAGAATGAACTGGGACGGGACAGCCGATCAGGAAATGAAGCCCCAAGGGCCCCACCAGAAGCACATTTCTTTCAAGTTTCATGTTTTATCCCAAACACAATGCTCGTCGTGCATGTTCTGTTATTAATTTGTAAATCATGTTTAAAGTAACTCCCTTGCCCACTTATTGAATCCCCCTCCTCCTATTCGGATAATCCGAGTAAAATGAGCTGCCAGGAAGATGCGCCTGGTTGATCCAGTGCCCTCTGTCTCCCCTGGCACACGGCCCGGACTCGGAGGCAAACTTAGCAAAGTCCCTCAGTCAGGGATCGGAACGGGCCTTGgcgttctgttgttttgttttgcaacaATGCAGACGTGAGACATCGCAGTTCTAGCCTGGGCGCTAATCTCCGGGCCAGATTCGCCGTTTTGGGTCTCCAGGAGCCTCAAATGTAAAACAAGGCGATTAGAAGCCTCCTAAGCTAAGGGCATTGCGCCTCGGACGGTCCGTCTTCGGGCCTAGCGGTCCTCGGGGCCCTCAGGGCTCAGCGGGGCTGGGGTGAGAGTGCGGGGATGCCTAGGCAGGCGGCAGGGCCAGGGATCTGTGGCACCGCTGATACCCCAACCGCGGGGTCTACGGACCTTGCTCCTCCCCGGACAGGGCGGGACGGGGAAGTCCCGCCCCGCAGCCCGAGTCCTGGGCGGCCCCGAGGGCTGTGTCCGCCTCCTTCCTGCCACCGCGACCCTGGGCAGGGAGGGCGACCCTGGGCCGGGAGGGTGGGTCCGAGCCCAGAAGAGAAAGAGGGGCAGAGGCTGGCGGGTCATGCCCTGGTCGCCACGCGCCGCTCTCTTCTGGGACCTGGTCCTGGGCGTATTGGGCACCCTCGCCTTCCTGATCGACCTGGGCGCCGACCTGTGGGCCGCGAGCCAGTATGTGCTCAGCGGTCGCTACCTGTGGGCCGCGCTAGTGCTGGCGCTGTTGGGCCTCTCCTCAGTCGCGCTGCAGCTCTTCAGCTGGGTCTGGCTGCGCGCCGACCTCTCCAGCCCGCACGCGCCGAAGCCCCCGGGCCACTGCCTGGCGCTGTTGCATGTCCTGCAGCTGGGCTACCTATACAGGTGAGCGCCCTGCCCtccgggagagggagggggaacgGAAGTCAACGTCACCTCCTGAAGCTGGGCTGGTAGCGCAGGTGAGAGCCCTGACCCCGCGACGGGGGCGGAGAGGAGAGGACTGAGACCCTGAGGAGGAAACTAAGCCCCTTGTAGTTTAGCGGGCGCCTCCCCCTACAGGTGAGCTCCTGATCCCTGATGAGGGAGAAATCCGGCTGGCAGCCCTCAGAGCTCATGAACAGCACCCTTCCTGgcacagctgaagaaactgaggcccagagagggaagggaggcacATGACTTGGAGTTGGACCCTTTGGGATCCAATCCTGGCTTTACCACCTGTGTGGCTTTATTCCtgcctttctctgagcctcagtttcctcctctgttaaaGGAGGTAGTGATCTCGAGATAGGTGTGGCTGGCAGGCCTGTGGTGAAGGGCAGAGAGGGAAGTGCCCCGCACAGTGCCTGGTGGCAACAGACCTCGCGTTGCTTTTAGCTGTGGGTGGAGCCTTGGGCAATTCACTTGacccctctgggtctcagtttactCATTGTTCCAGAGGCTCACAGTGTAAGGATTAAATGGAATGAGACCTGTAAATTGCCCTGGTGCAGAGTAGGCAGGCAGCATGTGTCAGCTAGCTTCATGATCAGCTGGGTCACCCTGGAGTTGCAGCAGCCCTGACCCCCAGAGCAGCGCTTGTTCCCTCATGGCCAGTGCCTCCCACCCTGTCTTTCCCAGTTGTATTCTCCCTGAACActtgctccccaccccaccccctcactcCCAGACCAAGCAAGAGGGCAAAGGTGGGGTCTGACACATCCATGTCCCTGGAGCCATGTAGGGTTGGGCTCGGGCGGGGGCCCtctagagatggggaaactgaaacgAAGGGGTCGGAGTCATGTGAAGTCAGGACATGATGTGGTCTGGGTTGGCATGGGATGGACGGAGCCAGGATCTGCTCTTGAATCCATGTTTACAGATTCTCTCCAGATCTTGCCTTGAGTCTCGAGGAGTGGGCGAGAGGAGCTTTGAATGTTGCAGTGTTGCCTGAGGGACTGTCCAGGCATCAATAACACCTTGGGTGAACACGAAGGGGCACAGTTATTGCAGTCCTGGCAGCCCGCAGTGAGCCCTGAATCTATAATTACATTATGTATCTTCTGTTTCTGCTGAGCATGAGTCAGACAGACTGTACTGAGCTTTGGTTGAGAAAACGGTGTCTCTGTTCCTGCCTGTGACTAGGCTGAGGCCTCTGCCAGGGCACTGGGggacctccccccgccccgaaCTCGGGCCTGCTCCCTGAGTGTGTTGTCAAGTTCATCCAGGGGAAGTGACAGTAAACATCTGATGAATGAACTTGCAATGAGTGAATGGCCTCACCTTCCAATAGCCAACTGAGGTCAGTTCTGGGCGGGGGGAGATCTTGGTCCATCCTCCACTGCCCCCTCATGCCAGTGGATCTCTCAGGCCTGTCTGTCCAACCTCTGGACTCCCTTAACTCTGCCCCGTCTGTTCCCATCACTCTGGGCAGGCCTGTTAAATGGATCCCTGGGTGCTCTCTCTGTAGCACAGTAGGACCTGTCTTGCCTGTGCTCAGAAGCTCTCAATGGCTTCCTTCCCCACAGGATCCTAAGAAATTCTTACACTTGCTAAAATTTGAGAATGCTCACTTTAGGCAATTTCCCAGTACACCTTTCAAATTCAAACAGCTTTGGGTCCAAATCCTGTTTCCACTGCTCATTTGCTCTTTggtcctgtttccccatctgtaaaatggggatattgtAAAGGAGTAAAAGGGACAAGGTTTGTGAGGAGCTTGGTATGGTGGCTACCGCAGAAGTAATAGCTGTTGTAtttatccccacttcacagatgaagaaacaagttcAGTGAGGTAAGTCGCTTGCCCAAGGCCTTATAGCATGTATGTGACGAGCTAGGATTTGAGCCTGTCTGCATGCACTCGATGGGTAGGGAAAGAGGAATGCCACAGGATGCTAACTGGGCCCCTTGGGGCATCGTGTGTACTGCCTAGGTGCGTGCAGGGGCTGCGGCAGGGGCTGCTGGTGTGGCGGCAGGAGGTGCCTACCCAGTTCGACTTGGCCTATGCCGACTTCCTCTCCCTGGACATCAGCATGCTGCGGCTCTTTGAGACCTTCCTGGAGATGACACCGCAGCTCACACTGGTGCTGGCCATCATGCTGCAGAGCGGCAGCGCCGAGTACTACCAGTGTGAGTGTCAGGCCCTCGGCCAGCCCCCCTTTTACACCTTGGGAAAGTTGCCCACAAATGTCAGAAAGGTTTTCACTCTTTTATAAAGGCTGCTTAGAAAATAGGAGAATGTCCTTTAGTCAGGCAGGTCTGTGTTCAAATCCAAAGTTATGCTCTAGCCTTGAGTTTGGACAAAGGACCCCACCTCTCTGAGCTATCAGTTTGTTCTCATCTGGACAAATAAATGGATGTCATAAATGATCCTACCTCATAAGGTTAATGGAAGGTTTAAGTGAAGTGATGCCTATAAAGCCTCGTGCCTAGTGCATAATAAGTCTTAAGTGTAATTTTTACAATTTTGGAGACAACAGGTGAAGTGTGTAGGGTACCTGATGCCTAATAAGCAATTTGTTGATTAATAGATAAATTCCTGAGCGCCTTTGTACATGcagagtgccttttttttttttttttcggtacgcgggcctctcactgttgtggcctctcccgttgcaaagcacaggctccggacgtgcagactcagcggccatggctcacgggcgcagccgctccgcggcatgtgggatcttcccagaccggggcacgaacccgtgtcccctgcatcggcaggcggactctcaaccgctgcgctaCCAGCGAAGCCCCGTGCCTTTGTTTTGATCGAGCACCTTTGTGCCTGTCCCTGTGTTAGGAACACCACAGTGAATAAGGAGATGGACACAGCCCCTGGCCTGTCGGGACCATAGACTGTAAAGCAGGTAGTTACAGGAAAGCATGTGGAGTGATCTGAAAAGGAAGAGGCGGGTGGCCCCGTAAAACACAGGAGAGGTTTGTGCAAAGAGAAGCTTTGGGAGGGCTTTCAGggaagttgcccaaggtcacaggccaGCTGGCAGCCAAGTTAGGACTCCAGCTCACATCTGATTCAGGGTCTAggcttccccttctcctcctcagccctcgcacaccTGCTGCCGTACCAGGCACAGCCTCCCAAGGagccagtcccagctctgcctccactCTCTGCGGGACTTGGAGATCCCCTCTCTGGCCTCGGTTTCCACAGCTGTACAAGCTGGGGCGTTGGACTCCGTCTCCAAGGGCCCTTTCAGTTTGCTAATCTGAGGCTGCAGTattaattgaaaaacaaaacaaaaaccagtaaTAGCGGCCATCACGATTGAGCGCCTGCTATCAGCCAGCACTGAGGAAAGTGCTTTATTGTCATCATGGCTCACATTCATAGCGCCTCTAGTTTGGTGCtgtatttatctccattttacacaagaggaaagagatgccGAAAGGTGAAGCGATTTGCCCTGGGACACACAGCACTCACTGTGCGCGTACCGTCGGGCCTCTGTCTGTGAGTCCGGCATCCACAGATTCAGAGGGCTGACTCTTATGCCATGTTATAttagggacttgagcatccgcggATTTtgggaaccaatcccctgtggatactgagggatgactgtgttttttgtttgtctctttggAGGCAGTGGGTGTCTAGGACCAGGGCTAAATGGGGACAGTCTACGCTGTGTATggagggagtggggatgggggattGAGGGAAGAGACAGGTTTTCCCCAACTTTTGTTTAGCAAACATGTATTCAGCTGCTGTTATATGCCAGCTTCTGGGGGATCCCTGGGGAGCAGAATCTGTTTCCTACCCTGAAGGAGCTCAGAGATAAGGAAATAATTACTGTGTGATAAGACTCCAGAGAGGAATGGGGTGCTATAGGAGCCGCACAgcggagtggggtggggtggggtccagATGGGTGACTATAGGGGATAATGAAGCCAGAACTTGCAGGGTAAGGAGGAGTAGGCCAGGGGAACCAGGGCGTGGGTCCACCGAATACCAAGGGCACCGCTTGTCAGGTCAGAGAATGCGGCACGCTGGCAAACTGGAGGAGCATCAGCCCTGACGAGACCCTGAGTGTGGGGTGGTTACAAAGGCCACAGATCTGATTCCAGGCTGGGAGTGGGTTCCTGACCCGTAGCAGGTCCCCAGCGAACATCTGTTGACTGAATGCAatagggagggggcggggaggaagcAGTCTAGAGATGCTTCCAGCCCTCGTTGGAGGGCCTGGTGCTTCTAGTCCAGGATGGGCACCTAGGAGGTGGGATAGGATCCCCACTGTACACTTCGAGTCTTGGAAAATCAAAACCGGGGCCCAGTCTGAGGGTGGAAGGGAGTAGAGGCTGAACCACCCATATAACAGGGACATCCCTTTTGGCCCCGGAAGGCAGCTTCAGCTAGAGGCCTGTCGCCACCCCATGGGATTTCCTGCTTCCCTTTCTGAGACTAAGAAGGGGGAACTGGACTGCTGATTTTCAGATCCAAGAAAGGCGTGGGCTCTTCCGGGAAAGGAAGGGGTACAGGGCCCTAGAAGATGCTCAGGGTGTGGCCAAGGCCCAGGGGTGCCAGATGCTGGGTGACAGGGGTGCCGATGAGAGTGTATAAGTCACACACCTTCTCATCCGTGAAAAATATAACCGTGGTAGCACCTGAAAAGGAAAGGTTTGCGGTGAAGGGCAGACTCCATATGGATCCTAGCTCTGTTTGGGGTTGTGTGAACTTGCTGGTCTCCAGCTGTAGTTTTCAACAAATTGGGGTCCGTAATACCCACGTCAGCGTAGCTACGAGGCCTTCGCAGTGCCCGTGGCCTCTGGGGAGTGCCTGCAGGCTGCCCGCAGGGCTCAcctgtctcctcttcctcttcgTAGGGGTCAGCATCTGCACGTCCTTTGTGGGTATCTCGTGGGCACTGCTTGACTACCACCGGGCCCTGCGCACCTGCCTCCCCTCCAAGCCCCTCCTGGGGCTGGGTGCCTCCGTGATCTACTTCCTGTGGAACCTGCTGCTGCTGTGGCCCCGAGTCCTGGTCGTGGCCCTGTTCTCGGCCCTCTTCCCCCGCTGTGTGGCCCTGCACTTCTTGGGCCTGTGGCTGGTGTTGCTGTTCTGGGTGTGGCTTCAGGGCACGGACTTTATGCCAGATCCCTGCTCCGAGTGGCTGTACCGGGCGATGGTGGCCACCATCCTTTATTTCTCCTGGTTCAACGTGGCTGAGGGCCGAACCCGAGGCCGTGCTACCATCCACCTGGCGTTCCTCCTGAATGATAGCCTTCTGCTGGTGGTCGCTTGGGTGACTCAGAGCACCTGGCTGCCCAGCGGTTGCCTGCTGCAGAGGCTGCTGCCTGCGGCCGGCGCCTGCTTCCTCCTGGGGCTGGCTCTGCGGCTGGTCTACTACCGCTGGCTGCACCCCAGCTGCCGCTGGGAGCCTGACCAGGTGGACGGGACCCGGGGTCTGCACTCCCTCGAGGGGCGTCAGCTGCCTCAGAACAGGCGCATGGCCCGTTTGGCTAAGAACTTTTTCCCCAAAGGTAGGGATGAGGCTGCTTTGCCATGGAAGGGAGAGGTGAATGGTGTCCTTTGAGGCAGGGTCAGGCCCAGCCAAGGGGACTGAAGGCCAGATGGAATCAGTTGGTAGAATGTAGAAGATAAGCTGCTTATGCTGCTGTGGGCCTTGATTCACTCAACGAGCGCTCGATGCCTGATCTGTGCCAGGCGCTGGAGACCAGAGTTGAGTAAGACAGaggcctgccctcaaggaggaGAACAAGATGAGAAGGGCTGGGCCCTGGAGGGTCCAGGGCCCCAATTATGTATGAAACACtttgggaggaaagaagagaccgcctcttcccttccccccaaaCAAGTATAACCCCAAAGCATCCCAGTGTTGGTATTTTTACCTCCCTGGCTACCTCTAAAATAATTGGTGGAGCTGTTGTCCCACCCTTGGTTCCCCTGTCCTGGGCTGGAAGGCCCCAGGACCTCCAGGATGTGTTCTCTGGAattcttcctcccctgccccaccccagtcattcaattcatttagcaaatgtttACCGAGGGCCTTTTACGTGCCAGAAGCATCATTCTAGCCTTGGCAGATCAGCTGCCATTCCAGCTTCACCCCTTACCCTCTCCAGATACTCCAGAACAGGCTCTCAGGCTGGAAGCCAGGGATGCCTGACTGCCTGTCAGCCCTGTCAGCCCCTCCAAGGCCTTAGTGCAGCTGGCCCggcctctgcctctgctctcAAGGGGCGACCTTTCAATCAAGTGCCTTGTGAACCTGCGGTCTGGGCCGTGGCTCGGCCCGCTGAGTATGTTTTTGTGCTTCAGGCAGTGTACTTTCTACCTCAGTCTGTGTGGGTGGAAGAGGTGTGTGTATCTGCGTCTCTGTAAGCGAGAGACACGTGTGTTGTCTTTGTTGAACAGTATTATTAGATTATTATTAAAACCTCATGAAATCCCCTAGCCTAGTTGTGTCATTAAATCTGCCACCAagttcaaagctgcctggaaaaAAGGGGTCAGGGACGCAAAGTCCTCCTCTCAAAGTCGGTAAAGGCCCTGGGACCAGAGAAGAGGGCTGGCTTAGGCAAGACTTCTTAACCTTGTTTTCTAAGCGTCAGGAGCTGGTGAGCCAGTGTGGTGTTGACCGCTCAGGTGGGCATCAGAACCCAGATCTGGGCTGACTCTAGCTTGTGCTCTTAGCCGGCTCTGCTGCTGGGCCTGGCGGGAGTAGGTACACCTTTGGTATCAGGAAGTGAATACGCGAGCGCAGGTGAAGAAAGGTCTTTTTGCTGGGAGGTCACTGGGAGCGATGCAGTGATGACAGGGGATGTGGATGTGGGCAGTGGTGTTGGGGAAGTCTGTGGTTTGGAGAAAGAAGGAGCAGGGAAAGGGCACTGGAGACAGAAGGAAAGGTTCATCACCACTGGGACGGGATCCAGGAGAGtctgttattcattcattcatctagtgGAGACACAGTAAACAGAATAAGTGAAAGAATGTATCAGATAGTGttaagtgctaaaagaaaaataaggtaggGAGAGTGCGTGTGTGTTGTAGGTAGGAGTTACAATTTTATATAGAATGGCCgggaaggcctccctgagaaACTGATATACGCCCTAAAGGAGGTGAGGATGACAGCCACGCAGATGTGCTTTATTCCAGACACCAAGTCAGCAGTGACTGGATGAAGGAGGGCTTGTAGCAGTTATACTGGCCTGGAGCCAAGGCTGACACAGAGATGAAGGTTGGGAGCAGGGAGGAACTCTGGGAAGATGATGCTGGTGCTTTTTACATACACAGAATGGTAGAGGTAGAAAGGATCTCCAGGATCACTTAGTCCAATGATTTTCAGACTTCTGAATTTCATGAACCAATATAATGGCCAACATGGTTGCCAAGTTAACTTTAATGAAAAAGGGCATAAAAACTACCACCATCTATTATCTTGTCTTATGAAAGGACATATAACCTCAGAAAAaggatcatttttttaattgactataAACACAcatttgcacacacacaaaagtgaaaTCATTATCTTTCTCAACTCATAGGGAATATCAAGGGTTGAGACCTCAGAGAGCAGGCTTGGCCTTTATAAATCCCTGGGCTTAGTGTCCAACCTAGCCTCAAACATAGCTTCTAAGGGGTTCACTAAAACAAATACTTGctctcaactatacttcaattaaaacaaaacaaaacaaaacttgctaCATTGACTTTTCTCTACTTCTTCCTGTCATATGTGGAGAAGACTAGGCTCTGGGGAGATGCCATCCATGCCCAAACAGATGATGCAGTGTAGTGTCTCAGGCTATTTCCCCTGAGAAAATCCAAagagatgtttaattttttggctaAGCTCTCATCTGTATTCTCTAGATGAAATTGTCAAAGAAGGGTAACAggtatgtaatttaaaaagctGTGGAATTTAGTGGTcgtttcatttgtaaataaagtttacagaatcaagaatttaaaaaagatgACAGTGATGTTACTTGTAATTAGAAATTTCCTTTGAAGATTTTCCATTGTCAAGAAACTtgtttttgaagaataaaaaagctCTTGATTTGCTCATTTTAACCTGCCACCGGAAAGGTTCTTGAGAAACGTGCAGACGTTATACCTATGGGAGGGGGAGATGGAGATGTCTACTCTTTGGGCTTAAAAACTAATAACACTCTgatacctgtacttctgaccgaTTAACAAGTTTGCTTCAACTATATTGTGGCTCAAAATGTGCATCTTTTGATGCAAAGATTTAATGCCTCAGAATACAAGACAACCCCCTCTTTTCTGGGGGgaattaatttggggaaaaatacATCTTATAGTCTGACATGTAAGGTACTTGGAAGCTAGAACCCAATTCTAATCTCCgttggaaaaaaaggcaaaaggatTCCTGACTGTTTTCCAGACCAATGAACAGTCAGACtcaaatctaaataaatgaaaagagaaaaaagtagttGATGTAACATGAAAACAAGCCAGATCAAACAGTTTGGTATCAATTTGTCAGTTTTATTGCTTTTGCATTTTCAGCTCAGCACAGCAaggtattgatttttttaataattaaatttcagCACATTTGACAGCAAATGAAATCTCTTGGCGTTCCAGTCCTAAACTTTGAAAAGTGATGTATTTtagaaacaattaagaaataaactttcccttgcaaattattttaaaatatttactttattttctcatttatttataccAAGTGgttagttttatttgtttgtttcttttggtgAAATTAATGACTCAGTTACTGAAAGGGTGGCATCTTTCTAATGAGCTCTTCTGATTTTTTATGAAGCCCTACTTAGAAGCCTACTCAGCTGGGCAACTGGGCTGATCCTACTCAGAAAAGACACAGGAGCAAaccatatagaaaataaaaactttattttttcaagtttataAGATAGTTCCCATTACATATAACATTATGGTCAAGGACTCTACAGCCACAAATGCCCGCAGTCACATAAATATATCTAATCAGTGCCTTTTCCTGCTAAATGAGGCATCTGAAGTCCAGAGGGTCATGTTTGGTGTAGAGGTCGTCCTTAATGGGATGGCTCCCATCAGTGCATTAGGAACTAGCTAAGTAACCTTGCTTGCTAGAGCTGTCTGActcagaggagaggaagggacagagggcCTGCTGATC comes from Delphinus delphis chromosome 1, mDelDel1.2, whole genome shotgun sequence and encodes:
- the XKR8 gene encoding XK-related protein 8, producing the protein MPWSPRAALFWDLVLGVLGTLAFLIDLGADLWAASQYVLSGRYLWAALVLALLGLSSVALQLFSWVWLRADLSSPHAPKPPGHCLALLHVLQLGYLYRCVQGLRQGLLVWRQEVPTQFDLAYADFLSLDISMLRLFETFLEMTPQLTLVLAIMLQSGSAEYYQWVSICTSFVGISWALLDYHRALRTCLPSKPLLGLGASVIYFLWNLLLLWPRVLVVALFSALFPRCVALHFLGLWLVLLFWVWLQGTDFMPDPCSEWLYRAMVATILYFSWFNVAEGRTRGRATIHLAFLLNDSLLLVVAWVTQSTWLPSGCLLQRLLPAAGACFLLGLALRLVYYRWLHPSCRWEPDQVDGTRGLHSLEGRQLPQNRRMARLAKNFFPKGRDEAALPWKGEVNGVL